Below is a window of Chloroflexota bacterium DNA.
CTGGGGACGAGTGGCACGTTTGTGGGCACGGGCCGCCGCCTCAAAGAATACAACCCGGCCATTCAACTGGCCGCCATGCAACCCGACGCGCCGTTTCACGGCTTGGAGGGATTGAAACACATGGACAGCGCCATCAAGCCGGGCATCTACGACGAAGGTTTGGCCGACGTGAACATCGCAGTGGACACTGAAGAGGCCCAGTGCATGACTCTGCGGCTGGCGCGTGAAGAAGGTTTGTTCGTCGGCATTTCGGCGGGCGCGGCGACGGTGGCCGCCCTCAAAGTGGCAAGCACCCTCAGTGAAGGCGTTGTCGTCACCGTCTTTCCTGACGCCGGATTCAAGTATTTGTCGGAGCGGTTCTGGGGGACAAGCTTGTAACACAAAGCCACCAAGGCTCCAAGCCACAAAGAAGACTTTGTGTCTTTGCGCCTTCGTGTCTTCGTGTTGAATCTCTATGTCGCTTATCATCCAAGTCGAGCTTTATGCGCAGATCATCGCCCACCTGCAAGCCGCCTACCCAAACGAGGGCGCCGGGTTGTTGTTGGGCCAAGCCAATGGAACCGAGTCGGCCAAAACGGTGAAAGCCGTTCTGCCATTCGCAAACAACTTCGAGTCCGGCGAGCAATATCACCGCTACCTGATCACCGCCCAGGACATGTTGCAGGGCGAACTCGAAGCCGAAAAGCTTGGCT
It encodes the following:
- a CDS encoding M67 family metallopeptidase, whose protein sequence is MSLIIQVELYAQIIAHLQAAYPNEGAGLLLGQANGTESAKTVKAVLPFANNFESGEQYHRYLITAQDMLQGELEAEKLGLEVIGVFHSHPDHPAQASEYDREYALPWYSYLIVSVQKGQAADAHSWVLSDDRNKFTEEAIQQT